In Streptomyces liangshanensis, the DNA window ATCCGGTCGCCGATCCGCTCGGGCGCGGTCCACCAGTCGCCCTCGGTCCAGGAGCGGATCCGCAGCTCGCCCCACTGGCGGGTGATGACGTCGCGCATCCGCTCCGGTACGTGCCGGGGCAGCGCGCCGAGCGAGTTCCCGTCCAGGTAGACGGACGCGTCGTCGAGCGCGAACAGGGCGCGGCGGTCGGCCAGTTCGTCGGCCGCGTCGAGGGCGGCGGCCTTCGCGGCGAGGGCTTCGGCCTTGGCCGCGAGGGAAGTGGCGGCGAGGGAAGTGGCTGCGGCGGCGGACGGCTGGGACGAGGCGCCCGGCGCGGCGGCCGACGGGGCTGGGGTGTCAGACATAGCTGCGCGCCGTCCAGAGCTCGGGGAACACGTTCTTGGTCGCGCGCTTCTCCAGCCACGCCACCCCGGCGGACCCGCCCGTACCGGTCTTCGAGCCCATCGCGCGCCGCGTGGCGACCAGGTGGTCGTTGCGCCAGCGCCACACCAGCTCGCCGACGTCCGTCAGCGCCTCGCCGAGGCGGATCAGCTCGGTGTGCTGGTCGGCGTCCGCGTAGACGCCGGCCCACACCCGCTCGACCTCGGGCGACGGCTCGTACTTCTGCGAGAGGTCGCGCTCGACCACCGCGCGCGGAACGGGGAGCCCGCGCCGGGCGAGCAGCCGCAGCGTCTCGTCGTACACGCTGGGCTCGTGCAGGGCCTTCTCCAGCTCGGCGTGGACGCGCGGGGCGCCCCGGTGCGGGACGAGCATCGACGCGGACTTGTCGCCGAGCAGGAACTCCATCCGCCGGTACATCGCCGACTGGAAGCCGGAGCCCTCACCGAGGGCGCTGCGGTACGAGTTGAACTGCGCGGGCGTCAGCTGTCCGAGCGGCTTCCACGACGCGTTGAGCGCCTCCAGCTCGCGTACGGACCGCTTGAGCGCGTCGACGGCCACCTGGATCCGGTCCTCGCGCAGGGCGCGGGACGCGGTCTCCCACTCGTGGACGATGACCGTGAACCACAACTCCATGACCTGCGTGGTGACGAGGAAGACCATCTCGCCCGGGTCGTCGGAGAGGGGGTGCTGAAGGTGGGTGAGGACGTCCGCCTGGACGTAGTCCTCGTACGGGGTGGTGCCTGCGAAGTCGAGATGCGGGGCTTCCGTGGGCGGGGCGTCCGCTTGGGGCGCTCCTGTGGGCGGGGCGTCCGCGTGGGGCGCTCCCGTGAGCGGCGCTTCTGTGTGCGGGACGCCCGTGTGCGGGGCGTCCGGACGCGGCGTGCCCGAACCCGCGGATCCGGAGGCATCGGGGGCATGCGACATTGCTGTCTCCTCGATATTGCTACCGGGTAGCGGTCCGCCCCTTCCGTTTCGTCTCGGAGCTCCGGTCCCCTGTTCGCATCATAATCCGGCTCCCGGCACACGGCTCCGCCAGGCCACAGGCGCCCCATAAGGCCTGATCAGGCGAAGGCCCCCGGCCCCATAAGGCCTGATCAGGCGAAGGGTCCCGAGAGGTACGTCCCGTTCCTGTCGTACGGCCAGGCGTTGGCCCGGCACCCGTCCAGCCCCTTGATCTGCTGCATCATCACCGGCGCCGGCCAGCCGGGCCCCGGGCACGCGAGATGGCGGCGGAGGCCGATCTCGTGGCCGATCTCGTGGTTGATGATCAGGTGCCGGTAGTCCGAGGCGGGCCCGTCGAAGGTGGGCGAGCCCTCCGTCCAGCGCCGCAGATTGACCACCACGCCCTCGGTCGTCTCGCAGTTCAGCTCGCCGTGGGTGTCGAGCCCCTCGGCCCGGCAGAGCCGGTCGGCGGTGGCCGGGGTGGCGATCCTGATGGTGAAGTCGGCGTGGGCGGAGACCAGCTGGAAGGCGCCGCGGCCATGGGCGGCCCAGCTGCGCGGGTCGGCCAGGATGTCCTGGATCTCGGTGGCCGCGCGGTCGGCGGACAGGCCCGTACCGGTCTCGACCTGTACGAGGTAGCGGCGCGGGGTGCCCGTACCGACCGGGGCGCCGTGCGCCGACGCCGTGGTGAAGGCGGCGGGCTCGGGGCCGCGCTGCCGGGAACCCAGCGAGGCGGCCGCGCCGATCAGGACGACCAGGCAGAGGCCGAAGAGCAGCGCGCGGGCGCCCGGACCGCGTCGTTCGCCCGTCACCGCCCCCACATCCGCCCCTTCCGTACCGGTAATCGACAAAGGCCCACCCCCCGGAGAGACGGGGTGGGCCTTCGTGAGGTTGCTCGTTCAATGATTCAAGCGGTTGGAGCGACGTACGGGCCGACCGCCCTACCGGCCTGCCTACCTCAGCCCAGCGTGTCCGCCGCCAGCGGGGACGAGTCGCGGAGGAACGTCGAGCAGCGCTCGTACTCCTCCTGCTCACCGATCGCCTGCGCGGCCCGGCCGAGCGCGTGCAGGGCGCGCAGGAAGCCGCGGTTCGGCTCGTGCTCCCACGGCACCGGGCCGTGCCCCTTCCACCCGCTGCGCCGCAGCGAGTCGAGGCCGCGGTGGTAGCCGGTCCTTGCGTACGCGTACGACTCGACGACCCGCCCACCCTCGAACGCGTCGTCAGCAAGCCGCGCCCAGGCCAGCGAGGAGGCCGGGTACTTGGCGGCTACGTCGGCGGGCGAGGTCCCGTTGGCAAGGAGCTCGCGCGGCTCGGGGTCGTCGGGCAGTTCGGTG includes these proteins:
- a CDS encoding tryptophan 2,3-dioxygenase, translating into MSHAPDASGSAGSGTPRPDAPHTGVPHTEAPLTGAPHADAPPTGAPQADAPPTEAPHLDFAGTTPYEDYVQADVLTHLQHPLSDDPGEMVFLVTTQVMELWFTVIVHEWETASRALREDRIQVAVDALKRSVRELEALNASWKPLGQLTPAQFNSYRSALGEGSGFQSAMYRRMEFLLGDKSASMLVPHRGAPRVHAELEKALHEPSVYDETLRLLARRGLPVPRAVVERDLSQKYEPSPEVERVWAGVYADADQHTELIRLGEALTDVGELVWRWRNDHLVATRRAMGSKTGTGGSAGVAWLEKRATKNVFPELWTARSYV
- a CDS encoding DUF3152 domain-containing protein — encoded protein: MTGERRGPGARALLFGLCLVVLIGAAASLGSRQRGPEPAAFTTASAHGAPVGTGTPRRYLVQVETGTGLSADRAATEIQDILADPRSWAAHGRGAFQLVSAHADFTIRIATPATADRLCRAEGLDTHGELNCETTEGVVVNLRRWTEGSPTFDGPASDYRHLIINHEIGHEIGLRRHLACPGPGWPAPVMMQQIKGLDGCRANAWPYDRNGTYLSGPFA
- a CDS encoding DUF3151 domain-containing protein — encoded protein: MAIHKDLLGGPPPTELPDDPEPRELLANGTSPADVAAKYPASSLAWARLADDAFEGGRVVESYAYARTGYHRGLDSLRRSGWKGHGPVPWEHEPNRGFLRALHALGRAAQAIGEQEEYERCSTFLRDSSPLAADTLG